Genomic window (Vibrio pomeroyi):
TCGCCAGTACCTTTACTTCCACTATCACAAAAGCTCTTTGGGTAGATTTGATAGATGGTTGCGGTTTTCCACCAACTTTCATCATGCTCAGTCATCGCCATCTCTAACACTCACTTACCAGAAAATATAAAATAAAAATCACCATGTGAATCATGGTCGAATAGCCGTTATAACTAAAAGAAAAAGCTATAACTAAGAGAAAAAGCGATGACTCACTTTGGAGTCATCGCTTATTTAATGCATTACGCGTTAGCGGTTTCTAGCTCGCCTTTCATCTGTGCTCGTTTATAGAAGAACAGTGTTAACGTGACGGGTAGTACAATCGCCACCAGCATCGCAATTAAGTAAACAGACCAATATTGCGGTTGAATCGATAAGATGCCCGGCAAGCCACCAACACCGATACCATTCGCCATCACACCGGCACTACCACAGATTGCTGCCGCTGCAGCACTGCCGATCATTGCGCTCAGCATTGGGAATTTATATTTAAGGTTGATGCCGTACATCGCTGGCTCTGTTACACCTAAGTAAGCAGAGATTGCTGCTGGAACCGAGATGTCTCGTTCACCTTCGCGTTTACTTAAGATGATGATGCCAACAACCGCTGAAGCTTGTGCGATATTTGATAGCGCAATCAAAGGCCAGATTGGTGTGCCGCCTAAGTCTTGCATCAGTTGTAGGTCGACTGCGTTGGTTGTGTGGTGAATACCTGTAATAACCAAAGGTGCGTATAGGAAGCCAAATACCACAGAGCCAAGAATCGCAAAGTCACCCGTCATTGCCGCTTTAGCCGCAAATGCCACGCCATCGCCTAACATACGGCCAAATGGACCAATGAAGGCATGAGCTAGAATCACTGACAAAATAATCGATACAAATGGCACGACAACAAGGTACAGATAAGAAGGAACAATACGCTTAAGGTTAGTCTCAATGAACGCCAGAGCCACACCCGCTAGCATCGCAGGGATCACCTGTGCCTGATAACCGACCTTCTCAATCACGAACAAGCCAAAGTCCCACACCTCAGGTACCGATTTACCTATCATGTACGCGTTCATCAACTGCGGAGAAACCAAGGTCACACCGAGCGTGATACCCAAAATAGGGGTTCCGCCGAGCTTCTTAACCGTCGCC
Coding sequences:
- the treB gene encoding PTS trehalose transporter subunit IIBC, which gives rise to MSKIAKQDVARLIELVGGKENIASVSHCLTRLRFVLNDTEQANKAELEKLKLVKGCFTNAGQFQVVIGTEVDEVYALLIEQTGKEASSKDESKLAARQNMNFLERGISHLAEIFVPLLPAIITGGLILGFRNVIGDIRMFDGKTLVEISQFWATVHSFLWLIGEAIFFFLPVGVCWATVKKLGGTPILGITLGVTLVSPQLMNAYMIGKSVPEVWDFGLFVIEKVGYQAQVIPAMLAGVALAFIETNLKRIVPSYLYLVVVPFVSIILSVILAHAFIGPFGRMLGDGVAFAAKAAMTGDFAILGSVVFGFLYAPLVITGIHHTTNAVDLQLMQDLGGTPIWPLIALSNIAQASAVVGIIILSKREGERDISVPAAISAYLGVTEPAMYGINLKYKFPMLSAMIGSAAAAAICGSAGVMANGIGVGGLPGILSIQPQYWSVYLIAMLVAIVLPVTLTLFFYKRAQMKGELETANA